A single region of the Dehalococcoides mccartyi genome encodes:
- a CDS encoding response regulator transcription factor: protein MVARILIVEDDAKTVELVRLYLARDGYRVLAASDGITGLDIARQNKPDLIILDIMLPGMNGIEICRQLRLESGVPVIMLTAKTQDDDKLQGLDTGADDYITKPFSPRELAARVRAILRRLPGIRTPEIIKCGELTLDFSRHQVTLNGAGVKLTAVELKLLRAMAAEPGRVFSRSQLIEQALGYDFDGFDRTIDVHIGNLRRKLRLNKTNTCFIQTIYGAGYRFVCESEI from the coding sequence ATGGTTGCCAGAATACTGATTGTAGAAGATGATGCCAAAACGGTTGAACTGGTCAGGTTGTACCTGGCCAGAGACGGTTACCGGGTTTTGGCTGCTTCTGATGGTATAACCGGGCTGGATATAGCCAGGCAGAATAAGCCCGACCTTATTATTCTGGATATTATGCTGCCGGGTATGAACGGGATTGAAATCTGCCGCCAGTTGAGATTGGAATCCGGCGTGCCGGTTATTATGCTTACTGCTAAAACTCAAGACGATGATAAACTACAGGGTCTGGACACCGGGGCTGATGATTATATTACCAAGCCATTCAGCCCGCGTGAATTGGCGGCCAGAGTCAGGGCTATCTTGCGCCGCTTGCCCGGTATCCGTACGCCGGAGATTATAAAGTGCGGGGAACTTACACTTGATTTTTCCCGTCATCAGGTAACCCTGAATGGGGCTGGAGTAAAACTAACTGCGGTGGAGCTGAAACTTCTGAGAGCTATGGCGGCTGAACCCGGCCGGGTTTTCAGCCGTTCCCAGCTGATAGAGCAGGCTCTGGGCTACGATTTTGACGGCTTTGACCGTACTATTGATGTGCATATAGGTAACCTGCGCAGAAAACTGCGACTTAATAAAACAAACACCTGCTTTATCCAGACCATATACGGGGCAGGTTACCGCTTCGTCTGTGAGTCAGAGATATGA
- a CDS encoding DUF362 domain-containing protein — translation MLSVNKELCNGCGVCQKLCPQEAINIQDGIANIYQDICTQCNLCLKKCPKGAISEQTNTNKNFKEKGDTQMFYRQHRNCLLNNQPRMGFSELSSNYPYIGRGRGGLPRCQQPGLQRIPVNPGAIPQDENIGQLKAEAERLSREISRINERIQSIENQ, via the coding sequence TTGCTATCAGTAAATAAAGAACTTTGCAATGGCTGCGGCGTTTGCCAGAAACTCTGCCCTCAAGAAGCCATAAACATTCAAGATGGAATAGCCAATATATATCAGGATATATGCACCCAGTGTAATTTATGCCTGAAGAAATGTCCCAAAGGTGCAATCTCAGAACAAACAAACACTAATAAAAATTTTAAAGAGAAAGGGGATACCCAAATGTTCTACAGGCAACATCGCAATTGTTTATTAAACAACCAACCCCGGATGGGCTTTAGTGAATTAAGTTCTAATTATCCGTATATTGGTCGCGGGAGGGGCGGTCTACCTAGATGCCAACAACCCGGATTACAGAGGATACCCGTAAATCCCGGTGCCATACCACAAGACGAAAACATTGGCCAGTTAAAAGCCGAAGCTGAGAGACTTAGCCGAGAAATCAGCAGGATAAATGAACGTATACAGTCTATAGAAAATCAGTAG
- a CDS encoding ATP-binding protein: MIHRLQFKLLVSFVAVIAIAMGMVFIFVSHNAQSEFQQFGMQYDEARFGKVEFELKHYYLEHGDWEGIQSLVEQWGNLYDRRIILTDYAHLVVADSENILQGQLYTSYGGRALSVNTLTGGYDQNSGSPSAGDTLIGTLYIDSATPAGAEFPTPVSLTPSIERFLLLGGGLALAIALLISWFLSRRILSPVQSIIQATEGLSRGDLSQRVMIADKGELGAMATAFNSMAGELEHSREVQHNMIADIAHELRTPLSNINGYLEAVQDGVVRPDQVTINTLTEETRLLSRLVNDLQELSLAEIGELRLQKTRSDVKEVIHLSIRAIQRHARAKGIKLKAVFGQSLPAVEMDTHRIGQVLNNLLENAVTHSENGDAITVKAEYLSGFVEISIEDTGEGIPETELKYVFDRFYRVDKSRSRHTGGSGLGLSIVKGLVEAHGGTIRVSSTVGKGTIFTFKIPA; the protein is encoded by the coding sequence ATGATTCATCGCCTTCAGTTTAAGCTGCTGGTATCCTTTGTGGCTGTTATTGCTATAGCTATGGGTATGGTCTTTATCTTTGTAAGCCACAATGCCCAGTCAGAGTTTCAGCAGTTTGGTATGCAATATGATGAGGCGCGTTTCGGTAAGGTGGAATTTGAGCTGAAACACTACTACCTTGAACACGGAGACTGGGAGGGCATTCAGTCACTGGTCGAGCAGTGGGGCAATCTGTATGACCGCCGTATTATCCTGACTGATTACGCTCATCTGGTAGTGGCTGATTCTGAAAACATACTTCAGGGGCAGCTATATACCTCTTACGGGGGAAGGGCATTGTCAGTCAATACCCTGACAGGCGGGTATGACCAGAACTCAGGCAGTCCCTCCGCCGGAGATACTTTAATAGGTACTTTATATATTGATTCAGCAACACCGGCTGGTGCCGAGTTTCCTACTCCTGTCAGCCTTACTCCATCTATTGAGAGGTTTCTTTTGCTGGGAGGTGGACTGGCTCTGGCCATTGCTTTGCTAATATCCTGGTTTCTGTCTCGGCGTATTTTATCCCCCGTTCAGTCAATCATTCAAGCTACCGAAGGGCTTAGCCGTGGAGACCTTTCTCAAAGGGTAATGATTGCCGATAAAGGTGAATTAGGCGCCATGGCCACCGCTTTTAACAGTATGGCCGGTGAGCTGGAGCATTCCCGCGAGGTACAGCATAATATGATTGCTGATATAGCCCATGAACTTAGAACTCCGTTATCCAATATTAATGGCTATCTGGAAGCGGTACAGGATGGGGTGGTGAGGCCTGATCAAGTTACTATAAATACTCTTACAGAGGAAACGCGGCTGCTGTCACGTTTGGTTAATGACCTTCAGGAGTTATCTCTGGCTGAAATAGGTGAGCTGCGCTTGCAGAAAACCCGCAGTGATGTAAAAGAGGTTATTCACCTGTCAATCAGGGCTATACAGAGGCACGCCCGTGCTAAGGGTATCAAATTAAAAGCAGTATTCGGGCAATCTTTGCCGGCTGTTGAGATGGATACCCACCGTATTGGACAGGTACTCAACAATCTGCTTGAAAATGCCGTAACCCATTCGGAAAATGGAGATGCTATTACGGTAAAGGCGGAATATTTATCCGGGTTTGTAGAAATAAGTATTGAGGATACAGGTGAAGGAATACCGGAAACTGAATTGAAATATGTGTTTGACCGTTTTTACCGGGTGGACAAATCACGCTCACGCCATACCGGCGGCAGCGGCTTGGGTTTGAGTATTGTAAAAGGTTTGGTTGAAGCTCACGGCGGAACAATACGGGTAAGCAGTACTGTGGGTAAGGGTACTATTTTTACATTCAAGATACCGGCGTAA
- a CDS encoding DUF4956 domain-containing protein, with product MDQLLENILPVGFSLVSAVVTYLMYQYFYGNRHIGAGVHRTFIIGGPSITVLFLGIQSSIPLSLGLLGALSFVRFRTPVKDPAEIGFLLLLIASSVGAATENYVLTGILFAVVFMAMAIQQALGKHLSSQGGNHIIITLDQSAFQDSEDKLNNFLQGNLKYLKLENMSAVEGKVNLHYQYRSSAGFDSLRFTKELRELVQPGQMEIFLN from the coding sequence TTGGACCAGCTATTGGAAAATATTTTGCCCGTGGGTTTTTCACTTGTTTCCGCCGTGGTGACGTACCTGATGTACCAGTATTTTTACGGAAACCGCCATATCGGGGCCGGGGTCCACCGGACATTTATTATCGGCGGGCCGTCTATCACCGTTCTTTTCCTGGGTATCCAGTCTTCAATTCCCCTCTCATTGGGTCTGCTGGGGGCGTTATCCTTTGTGCGTTTCCGCACCCCGGTGAAAGACCCGGCTGAAATAGGTTTTCTGCTGTTACTTATCGCTTCGTCAGTCGGGGCGGCTACCGAAAATTACGTTCTAACCGGTATCCTGTTCGCTGTAGTTTTTATGGCTATGGCTATCCAGCAGGCACTCGGCAAACATTTATCATCTCAAGGCGGAAACCACATCATTATCACTCTGGACCAGTCTGCCTTTCAGGATTCAGAAGATAAACTGAATAATTTTCTGCAGGGCAATCTCAAATACCTTAAGCTTGAAAATATGTCTGCGGTGGAGGGGAAGGTAAACTTGCATTATCAGTACAGGTCATCAGCCGGCTTTGACAGTCTGCGCTTTACCAAAGAACTTCGTGAGCTTGTCCAGCCTGGCCAGATGGAAATATTCCTGAACTAG
- the cas2e gene encoding type I-E CRISPR-associated endoribonuclease Cas2e, whose protein sequence is MILEKVPTSLRGALSRWLLEPKTGVFLGNPSARVRDELWDKAIKKTKASGVILQIWTDQNPQGFSSRQYGERERMFIDFEGLSLVKIDKNISTTKTQNSDTTNI, encoded by the coding sequence ATGATATTGGAGAAGGTCCCGACGAGTTTGAGGGGCGCATTGTCACGCTGGCTGTTGGAACCGAAGACGGGAGTTTTTCTTGGGAACCCGAGCGCCAGGGTGAGGGATGAACTCTGGGACAAGGCGATAAAGAAAACAAAAGCAAGCGGTGTTATCCTACAAATTTGGACAGACCAGAACCCTCAGGGGTTTTCTTCCCGCCAATATGGTGAGAGGGAACGAATGTTTATTGATTTTGAGGGGCTATCACTGGTAAAAATAGACAAGAATATTAGCACTACCAAAACGCAAAATTCTGATACTACAAACATCTAA
- the cas1e gene encoding type I-E CRISPR-associated endonuclease Cas1e — protein MRTLYELPRFRDRWSYLYLEMGRLDVDADGLGFHQGNCVVPVPIDQLGVVMLGPGSTVTHAAIKSLSQNNCLVAWTGQDGIRLYAASIGGTYSARRLIRQARLVSDEEKRLEVAWRMYRFRFNETIPPVVSLESIRGMEGIRVRRAYAKASQEYGVEWNGRHYDQKDWNKGDPINRALSAANACLYGICHAAILSAGYSSALGFVHTGKMLSFVYDIADLYKTELTIPVAFKIAAANPEDLERQVRMECREAFYKYKLLERLLPDIAEVLGVSDDIGEGPDEFEGRIVTLAVGTEDGSFSWEPERQGEG, from the coding sequence ATGCGAACACTTTATGAACTTCCTCGCTTCCGAGACCGCTGGAGCTATCTTTATTTAGAAATGGGACGGCTGGATGTTGATGCAGATGGCTTGGGGTTTCATCAGGGGAATTGCGTTGTGCCAGTACCCATAGACCAGCTCGGGGTAGTAATGCTGGGACCGGGTTCAACGGTAACCCATGCTGCAATTAAGTCACTTAGCCAAAACAATTGTTTAGTTGCCTGGACTGGTCAAGATGGAATCAGATTGTATGCTGCCAGCATTGGAGGTACGTATAGCGCCCGTAGACTTATCCGACAGGCGCGGTTAGTAAGTGATGAAGAAAAGCGGCTGGAAGTGGCTTGGAGGATGTACAGGTTCCGCTTTAATGAAACCATACCTCCAGTTGTTAGTTTAGAAAGCATCCGCGGCATGGAGGGTATTCGTGTACGCCGCGCCTATGCCAAGGCATCTCAAGAATATGGGGTGGAGTGGAACGGCAGACATTATGATCAGAAAGATTGGAATAAAGGTGATCCCATAAACCGGGCCCTTTCAGCGGCAAATGCCTGCCTCTACGGTATTTGTCATGCTGCTATCCTGTCAGCAGGTTATTCGTCTGCGCTTGGGTTTGTTCATACCGGTAAAATGCTCAGCTTTGTATATGACATAGCTGATTTATACAAGACGGAATTGACTATCCCTGTGGCATTCAAAATTGCGGCAGCCAATCCAGAAGACCTTGAACGTCAGGTAAGAATGGAATGCCGGGAAGCTTTCTATAAATACAAACTTCTTGAAAGGTTGCTGCCGGATATTGCGGAGGTACTTGGTGTTAGTGATGATATTGGAGAAGGTCCCGACGAGTTTGAGGGGCGCATTGTCACGCTGGCTGTTGGAACCGAAGACGGGAGTTTTTCTTGGGAACCCGAGCGCCAGGGTGAGGGATGA
- the cas5e gene encoding type I-E CRISPR-associated protein Cas5/CasD, with the protein MNEKYTLLIRLEGPLQSWGYRSRFDYRDTALEPTRSGVIGLICAAMGIARNENISKFDELRMGVRVDRGGKVEQDFHTALDVIKADGSGKDTVISFRDYLTDASFTIGLESSNQSLLAEITKALISPKWILFLGRKAFPLTSPPIFERHNPVKPGSLEENLLCGFPAKRVLLESPDGERTQLDWPRCFDKRYFKPRRFTVKYVPAE; encoded by the coding sequence ATGAATGAGAAATATACACTGCTAATAAGACTTGAAGGCCCCCTGCAGTCATGGGGGTATCGCAGCCGGTTTGATTATCGTGATACCGCGCTTGAACCGACCCGAAGCGGTGTAATAGGCCTTATCTGTGCAGCAATGGGTATTGCCCGTAATGAAAATATCTCAAAGTTCGATGAACTTCGGATGGGAGTCAGGGTTGACAGAGGCGGCAAGGTAGAACAGGATTTTCACACGGCACTGGATGTGATAAAAGCAGATGGTAGCGGTAAGGATACAGTAATATCTTTTCGCGATTACCTCACCGATGCCTCCTTTACTATTGGATTGGAATCATCAAATCAAAGCCTGCTTGCAGAAATAACCAAGGCCTTGATATCTCCTAAATGGATATTATTCCTTGGCCGCAAAGCTTTTCCCCTAACCTCACCGCCAATTTTTGAACGTCATAATCCAGTCAAGCCGGGCTCTTTGGAAGAAAATCTGCTATGCGGATTCCCCGCAAAGCGCGTGCTTTTAGAATCACCGGATGGTGAACGGACTCAGCTTGACTGGCCACGGTGCTTTGATAAGCGGTATTTTAAACCTCGCCGGTTTACAGTGAAATATGTCCCGGCTGAATAA
- a CDS encoding VTC domain-containing protein, with product MSLTDKSGVSALSRSTRQRQNITQFQPRIERKFYLSPAKVRMAYGLLRTVALPHPGYASEQINSLYYDTAGLDLFERSISGDYQKDKIRLRWYGDSVWPEADCPAYLELKMRRGFEGSKKRVEAKLNIPQPGRLPDSEGLISRKLLYDTLGDFGWDINAPLYPVISISYWRYRFIEVSTGLSLALDCHIRSTVVAAGLGYKEHNLEMEGGVLEIKGRDMELPSSLNPLRILDIDWSRFSKYAACLEAHQQKPGSQSRLLPSGLLDQSE from the coding sequence ATGAGTTTAACTGATAAATCCGGGGTTTCGGCCCTCAGCCGAAGTACCAGGCAGCGTCAAAATATAACCCAGTTTCAGCCCAGGATAGAGCGCAAGTTTTATCTTAGTCCGGCAAAGGTACGCATGGCATATGGCCTGCTTAGGACTGTCGCCCTGCCCCATCCCGGATATGCCTCGGAACAGATAAACAGCCTGTACTACGATACTGCCGGGCTGGATTTATTTGAGCGTTCCATTTCCGGTGATTACCAGAAAGATAAAATCCGTTTGCGGTGGTACGGGGATTCTGTCTGGCCGGAAGCGGACTGCCCTGCCTATCTGGAGCTTAAGATGCGCCGGGGCTTTGAGGGCAGCAAGAAACGGGTAGAGGCGAAATTGAATATCCCCCAGCCCGGCCGGTTACCTGATTCTGAAGGGCTTATTTCCCGAAAACTGCTTTATGATACGTTGGGTGACTTCGGGTGGGATATCAATGCACCGTTATACCCGGTTATAAGTATCAGCTACTGGCGTTACCGCTTCATTGAGGTAAGTACCGGGCTTAGTCTGGCGCTGGATTGCCATATCCGCTCTACGGTAGTAGCCGCCGGGCTGGGTTATAAGGAACACAATCTGGAAATGGAGGGGGGAGTACTGGAAATAAAGGGCAGGGACATGGAGCTGCCTTCCAGTTTAAATCCCCTCCGGATTTTAGATATTGACTGGAGCCGGTTTTCCAAGTATGCCGCCTGTTTGGAAGCCCACCAGCAGAAACCAGGCAGCCAGTCACGTTTATTGCCTTCCGGTTTGTTAGACCAATCTGAATAA
- a CDS encoding Fic family protein, with translation MPTIQIGRYIQQLGGFKAFIPSPFPPPEGFAFRQATIKKSIQATHLLGKLDGITQLLPDVDFFILMYLRKDAASSSQIEGTKATMVDAIEAEIKITDKLPVDVDDILHYIRALNYGMKRVAEDNFPVSLRLLREIHRELMLNARTTQYADPGEFRHSQNWIGGTRPDNATFVPPPVNEMHIALGDLEKFINTNDDIPSVIKAGLIHAQFETIHPFLDGNGRTGRMLITLYLWKEGLLEKPILFLSSYFKRYQNIYYSKLTGYHQGGLDEWINFFLDGVIEMAGESIEIVGKITALREKDMSKIQTLGKRAAESACSVLPRLYGQPIVNLATIQKWTGFNTRAGAQIVINRFIELGILIPKDKNKKYGQSYVYRDYLDIFTAND, from the coding sequence ATGCCCACCATTCAAATAGGTAGATACATCCAACAACTCGGTGGTTTTAAGGCTTTCATACCAAGTCCGTTTCCTCCACCAGAGGGATTTGCCTTCAGACAAGCTACCATAAAGAAAAGTATCCAGGCTACTCATCTTCTGGGAAAACTGGATGGTATAACCCAGCTCCTGCCGGATGTGGATTTCTTTATTTTAATGTATCTACGGAAAGATGCTGCTTCATCAAGTCAAATAGAAGGAACCAAGGCTACTATGGTAGATGCCATTGAAGCCGAGATAAAAATTACTGACAAACTTCCGGTAGATGTAGATGATATTTTACACTATATCCGTGCATTAAATTATGGCATGAAGAGAGTTGCTGAAGATAACTTCCCAGTTTCATTACGCTTGCTTAGAGAAATACATAGAGAACTCATGCTTAACGCGCGTACAACCCAATACGCTGATCCCGGAGAATTCCGCCACAGTCAGAATTGGATTGGTGGAACACGCCCTGATAATGCGACCTTCGTCCCGCCACCAGTGAATGAAATGCATATTGCCCTGGGTGACTTGGAAAAATTTATTAACACAAATGATGATATACCCTCTGTTATCAAGGCTGGCCTTATACATGCTCAGTTTGAAACCATTCATCCTTTTCTAGACGGAAATGGCCGAACTGGCAGAATGCTTATAACTCTTTATCTTTGGAAAGAAGGTTTGTTAGAAAAGCCTATCTTATTTTTATCTTCGTATTTTAAGAGGTATCAAAATATCTATTATTCAAAGCTAACAGGCTACCATCAAGGTGGCTTGGATGAGTGGATTAATTTTTTTCTGGATGGAGTTATAGAAATGGCCGGTGAGTCAATAGAGATAGTGGGTAAGATTACGGCCTTACGCGAAAAAGATATGTCTAAAATTCAAACTCTGGGGAAAAGAGCGGCGGAAAGTGCCTGCAGTGTTCTTCCACGCCTGTATGGACAACCGATTGTGAATTTAGCAACAATTCAGAAATGGACCGGCTTCAATACTCGTGCTGGGGCACAAATTGTCATTAATAGGTTTATTGAACTGGGGATTCTTATCCCTAAAGACAAGAATAAAAAATATGGCCAATCCTATGTATATAGGGATTATCTAGATATTTTTACCGCTAACGATTAG
- a CDS encoding NifB/NifX family molybdenum-iron cluster-binding protein encodes MKIAISATGDTLEAYIDQRFGRCKYFIIANPQTLEYESLDNSEIAGNGGAGIKAAQLVCEQGVEAVITGSCGPNASEVLNAAGIKIITNTDGQIKTVLQNFQKGTGECTPTSEI; translated from the coding sequence ATGAAGATAGCAATCTCAGCAACCGGAGATACTCTGGAAGCCTATATTGACCAGAGATTCGGCCGATGCAAATACTTTATTATAGCCAACCCTCAAACGCTTGAATATGAATCCTTGGATAATTCGGAAATAGCCGGCAATGGCGGAGCAGGTATTAAAGCAGCCCAATTAGTCTGCGAACAGGGCGTTGAAGCAGTAATTACCGGGAGTTGCGGGCCTAATGCCAGTGAAGTTTTAAATGCCGCGGGAATAAAGATTATTACTAACACAGATGGACAAATCAAAACAGTCCTGCAAAATTTCCAAAAAGGAACCGGGGAATGTACACCTACCTCAGAAATATAG
- a CDS encoding ATP-binding protein translates to MIISVASGKGGTGKTLVSTSLAISLKALYNTQLLDCDVEEPDVHIFLKPVIQSSSIVSIPVPQVDENKCTYCGRCARWCQFGAISVIGGKHINLFPQLCHACGTCTYLCPQKALTEVPHSCGRVDSGNAGNLSFVAGTLDIGSNQTIPLIHKVKAMATDNNVVIIDCPPGTSCPAFESIHGSDYCLLVSEPTPFGLNDLKLAVETVRKLDIPFGLILNRTGNVFTPMDEYCRAENISILMSIPYDAKIASLYSKGLVLAEEDPNWLKEFQTLFTNIRGQLGKRNRYPEW, encoded by the coding sequence ATGATTATATCAGTTGCGTCCGGTAAAGGAGGAACTGGTAAAACCCTGGTATCTACTAGTTTAGCAATCTCACTGAAGGCACTATACAATACCCAATTGCTTGACTGTGATGTAGAGGAGCCTGATGTACATATTTTCCTAAAGCCAGTTATTCAAAGTAGTTCGATTGTATCTATTCCTGTACCGCAAGTTGACGAAAATAAGTGCACCTATTGTGGCCGTTGTGCCAGATGGTGCCAATTCGGGGCTATATCAGTTATCGGGGGAAAGCATATAAATCTCTTTCCTCAACTCTGCCACGCATGTGGCACCTGTACATATTTATGTCCTCAAAAAGCCCTGACAGAGGTCCCACACAGTTGCGGCAGAGTAGATTCAGGCAACGCAGGAAATTTATCGTTTGTCGCAGGCACACTTGATATCGGCTCTAACCAGACTATCCCTTTAATCCACAAAGTAAAGGCGATGGCAACAGACAACAATGTCGTCATTATAGACTGTCCACCGGGTACTTCCTGCCCCGCTTTCGAATCTATCCATGGCAGTGATTACTGCCTCCTGGTTAGTGAACCCACACCATTCGGATTAAACGACCTGAAATTAGCCGTAGAAACAGTTAGGAAACTGGACATTCCCTTTGGTTTAATACTTAACCGAACGGGCAATGTATTTACCCCGATGGATGAATATTGCCGAGCTGAAAATATATCTATTCTGATGTCTATTCCCTATGACGCCAAAATAGCTTCTCTTTATTCTAAGGGGCTGGTACTGGCGGAAGAAGACCCTAACTGGCTAAAAGAATTCCAAACACTATTTACAAATATAAGAGGGCAACTTGGCAAAAGAAATCGTTATCCTGAGTGGTAA
- a CDS encoding ATP-binding protein, translating into MAKEIVILSGKGGTGKTSLVSSFASIVENAVLVDCDVDAADLHLLVHPEIQVEQPFIYGQTAVIDPQVCNRCGRCQDLCRFNAIGNFRIDTSRCEGCALCFMVCPLQAIQMEPKICGRWFLSDTRYGPMLHARLDTGAGNSGKLVSLLRQTAREVARKADCEFILVDGPPGIGCPVISSLTGADLVIIITEPTLSGIHDLGRVIGICKHFEIPSLVCLNKCDINPGNSQQIEDYCRNQGIKIISYLPFSDVFTEAQLNGVPPIEYTDGNLRELIRNTWVKITKHIEKV; encoded by the coding sequence TTGGCAAAAGAAATCGTTATCCTGAGTGGTAAAGGTGGCACAGGTAAAACCAGCTTAGTTAGTTCATTTGCTTCCATTGTTGAAAATGCAGTGCTGGTAGATTGTGATGTTGACGCAGCCGACTTACATCTCCTGGTACATCCTGAAATTCAGGTTGAACAACCATTTATATACGGACAAACAGCTGTAATAGATCCGCAAGTATGCAACCGATGCGGACGTTGTCAAGACCTGTGCAGATTTAACGCTATTGGCAATTTCCGTATAGACACTTCCCGCTGTGAAGGATGTGCACTCTGTTTTATGGTTTGTCCTCTTCAAGCCATTCAAATGGAACCCAAAATATGCGGACGCTGGTTTTTATCTGATACCAGATATGGACCAATGCTTCATGCCAGATTGGATACAGGGGCTGGCAACTCAGGCAAATTGGTTTCCTTATTGCGACAAACAGCCCGTGAGGTGGCACGGAAAGCCGACTGCGAGTTTATTCTAGTAGACGGTCCTCCAGGTATAGGTTGCCCAGTTATATCATCACTAACCGGGGCAGACCTAGTGATTATAATCACTGAGCCCACACTTTCAGGCATTCATGACTTGGGTAGAGTCATTGGCATTTGTAAACACTTTGAGATTCCATCACTCGTCTGCTTAAATAAATGTGATATTAATCCGGGAAATAGCCAACAAATAGAAGATTACTGCCGCAATCAGGGAATAAAAATAATTTCATATCTACCATTCAGTGATGTATTTACTGAAGCTCAGCTAAATGGAGTACCCCCTATTGAATACACTGATGGCAACCTGAGAGAATTAATCAGGAATACATGGGTGAAAATTACTAAACACATTGAGAAAGTTTAA
- the cas6e gene encoding type I-E CRISPR-associated protein Cas6/Cse3/CasE, whose translation MYLSLLTLNSRSKRALTESSRPYELHRSLLKAFPDAADGGPGRVLFRLDVNEQTGSISTLIQSEKKPLWTRINGYASFVTECKCKEFKPALSLDQIFRFRLRANPTKRMKSTGKREGILNTTEQVEWLRKKGMNNGFEIIDVIALDEGFVKDKLTDTDNTGHNTNMFSVRFDGLLKVTDVDVFYSTLRSGIGSAKGFGFGLLSIAPIKE comes from the coding sequence ATGTATTTATCCCTTCTAACACTAAATTCTAGGTCAAAAAGGGCTTTGACGGAATCTTCACGCCCTTATGAACTCCACAGGTCATTATTAAAAGCCTTTCCTGACGCAGCGGACGGCGGGCCGGGCAGGGTATTATTCCGGCTGGATGTAAATGAACAAACCGGGAGTATTTCGACCCTTATCCAATCTGAAAAAAAGCCACTCTGGACAAGGATTAATGGGTACGCCAGCTTTGTTACGGAATGTAAGTGCAAAGAATTCAAGCCAGCTCTGTCTTTAGACCAGATATTTAGATTCCGTTTGCGGGCTAATCCAACTAAGCGTATGAAATCCACAGGGAAACGTGAAGGGATATTAAACACAACAGAGCAAGTAGAATGGTTGCGTAAGAAGGGGATGAATAATGGTTTTGAAATAATAGATGTCATTGCTCTAGATGAAGGATTCGTAAAAGATAAACTGACTGACACAGATAATACTGGACATAACACAAATATGTTCTCTGTACGTTTCGACGGTCTCCTGAAAGTAACTGACGTAGATGTATTTTATTCTACTCTCCGTAGCGGTATTGGTTCCGCTAAAGGGTTCGGATTCGGCTTGCTTTCAATCGCACCGATTAAAGAGTGA